The genomic window agaaaaacaaatagaagTAGTGAAAAATCAGACAAAAAAAATCAAGAACCAACCTGAGTCAGAAGCTCCATTCTTGATGATGCAGACAGAGAGTGGCAGAGTGCAGGGAGGAGTGGAGGAAGACGCGGTGGCTACCAGAAAGGGAGAGGCGCTGGACGACGACGGCTGGATGAGGCTCGACGATGGAGGGCGAAGGGGCTCGACGATGGAGGGCGAAGGGGCATTCAAAGAACTTCCATAGAGGAGAAAGACGCAGCCTTTACCCAGTTGAGTGGTTTAGCCTTCCTTCTCCTTTATGTTCTTTAAATTCCGTGGATAGCTAGTTACCGAGATCAATGCAGTCAATTATTGCTAGGATTTTACCGTTTTGGTGTGCTTCAGAGGGGAGGGGGGCACGAATGATattaggagaagatgaagaacaaattgattttttattttttttatatgttttgcttTGCTTTAGAGGAGGACACTAATGATTAGGggaattggagaagatgaagaaagattaatttttggtttttttaatatgtttttgtttggttgtttaaattatttgaaactataaattaggattaattgaattctaaaatttgattaatttacaagggtatttttgtctaatcaaataaagtaaggatgtttaagactttttataaaattaaataaaaaatatatttttatttttatttaattaaaggggtatattagtaaaagtggtgatataatatatatttaaaaaagaaaaaattaaatgctgatGTGGAAAAAAATGCCACATGGTTTATTACTATTTGTCAATATTTTAAACAtatcggtacgtatgaatttatcatcgtaccgtagcAATCACCTTACAAATATATTTTCAACACACTGTTAATAATGGATAGTTAATAATGGGCACACGTTTTCAGCACACTATTAATAATGGACAGTTAATAATGGGCACATGTTTCCACCACACTCTTAATAATGGGCCGTTACAAGTATatccattttaaaaaattttaaattaaattataatccaattggattaatttaaatttgaaaaataaaaataaccgttTGCCAATTGTTAGGAGAGATTGATGGGATAGTAGGGAGAGAATTGAAACAGCCTGGATAGTGCGAGATAACGTGAAAGATATCCGTTTCAATTCTCTTCCTCCTATCCCATCAACTTTTTTGAGTACTAATTAATCAAACATAtctattttaatattttctaCCAACTTTTTTACGTACTAATTGCATGCCAAAAGTTtggattattaatattattaatatcttttattcttttcaaattttttttaaacaaaaatacatatatctcgtttacaatgtaaacgagacACGTGTTGCATAGAcctctcttatctcgtttacactgtaaacgagatacatgcaaaattatctcgtagtgtaaacgagataagagaggagtatttatttcggtaaatattttttaaattatttattttgataattattaaatttatttaatttataaaaataaaaaactgtaATANNNNNNNNNNNNNNNNNNNNNNNNNNNNNNNNNNNNNNNNNNNNNNNNNNNNNNNNNNNNNNNNNNNNNNNNNNNNNNNNNNNNNNNNNNNNNNNNNNNNNNNNNNNNNNNNNNNNNNNNNNNNNNNNNNNNNNNNNNNNNNNNNNNNNNNNNNNNNNNNNNNNNNNNNNNNNNNNNNNNNNNNNNNNNNNNNNNNNNNNNNNNNNNNNNNNNNNNNNNNNNNNNNNNNNNNNNNNNNNNNNNNNNNNNNNNNNNNNNNNNNNNNNNNNNNNNNNNNNNNNNNNNNNNNNNNNNNNNNNNNNNNNNNNNNNNNNNNNNNNNNNNNNNNNNNNNNNNNNNNNNNNNNNNNNNNNNNNNNNNNNNNNNNNNNNNNNNNNNNNNNNNNNNNNNNNNNNNNNNNNNNNNNNNNNNNNNNNNNNNNNNNNNNNNNNNNNNNNNNNNNNNNNNNNNNNNNNNNNNNNNNNNNNNNNNNNNNNNNNNNNNNNNNNNNNNNNNNNNNNNNNNNNNNNNNNNNNNNNNNNNNNNNNNNNNNNNNNNNNNNNNNNNNNNNNNNNNNNNNNNNNNNNNNNNNNNNNNNNNNNNNNNNNNNNNNNNNNNNNNNNNNNNNNNNNNNNNNNNNNNNNNNNNNNNNNNNNNNNNNNNNNNNNNNNNNNNNNNNNNNNNNNNNNNNNNNNNNNNNNNNNNNNNNNNNNNNNNNNNNNNNNNNNNNNNNNNNNNNNNNNNNNNNNNNNNNNNNNNNNNNNNNNNNNNNNNNNNNNNNNNNNNNNNNNNNNNNNNNNNNNNNNNNNNNNNNNNNNNNNNNNNNNNNNNNNNNNNNNNNNNNNNNNNNNNNNNNNNNNNNNNNNNNNNNNNNNNNNNNNNNNNNNNNNNNNNNNNNNNNNNNNNNNNNNNNNNNNNNNNNNNNNNNNNNNNNNNNNNNNNNNNNNNNNNNNNNNNNNNNNNNNNNNNNNNNNNNNNNNNNNNNNNNNNNNNNNNNNNNNNNNNNNNNNNNNNNNNNNNNNNNNNNNNNNNNNNNNNNNNNNNNNNNNNNNNNNNNNNNNNNNNNNNNNNNNNNNNNNNNNNNNNNNNNNNNNNNNNNNNNNNNNNNNNNNNNNNNNNNNNNNNNNNNNNNNNNNNNNNNNNNNNNNNNNNNNNNNNNNNNNNNNNNNNNNNNNNNNNNNNNNNNNNNNNNNNNNNNNNNNNNNNNNNNNNNNNNNNNNNNNNNNNNNNNNNNNNNNNNNNNNNNNNNNNNNNNNNNNNNNNNNNNNNNNNNNNNNNNNNNNNNNNNNNNNNNNNNNNNNNNNNNNNNNNNNNNNNNNNNNNNNNNNNNNNNNNNNNNNNNNNNNNNNNNNNNNNNNNNNNNNNNNNNNNNNNNNNNNNNNNNNNNNNNNNNNNNNTTGGCCAAATCCCTGAAGCATATTTAGTACTATGATAGTGACTTCACTAGTATTTTAAGGCACAAAAAATAACATTAGCTCCATGCCATTGAAGAAATATTAAACCAAATATAAGATTGATAATGACAATCAACAAAGAATTAAATAGCAAGTATTTCCTTCTTTCATCGCTGTCTTAATTCCTTAAAACTCTCTggtttgctcatcaattttacagtGATAAACTAAAAGTCATTAAGAGAGACAAAAATCTGTTTAGTCAAGAAGGTAAAAATAATACATATTTAAGCTAGATAAGTAACAAGGATCAAATTCTTTGTAACATTACATGCATATTTAAACCAAATGCCTATTTCTGCTATTGACTACTAGGAAAGAGTTAAAACAGTACTATTAATTTGGTTTCAACTTTCAATAGGCATGCagcttttcaattttcttctgaGTTTTATAAAAATGATTTGTAACATGCTCTATGAATTATAATTAGCCAAACTTCAAAGATTTAGAGTTGTATTACTAGTTATGATATAAATGAAACAGTCGTATATGAGATAACATCAAATAGCGTGCTATGGTGAATCATAATAGATGCAGTGAAAAATCAagaataaaaaatcaaagaacaGAATCAACTCAAGTACAGAACAGgaaaaaataaaagcattaaaaaattataacaaaaatcaagaatcaAGAATAGCAACCAAGAGAATACTAGAGAACTGCAGAAAATATGCCAaccaagaataaaaaaatttaaaaatcataacTACAATCAAGTACTACAATACTTAGGAACAAACCAGAATTAACTCAAGAACAgaacagaaaaacaaatagaagcagtgaaaaatcaaacaaaaaaaatcaagaacCAACCTGAGTCAGAGGCTCCATTCTTGATGATGCAGACAGATAGTGGCAGAGTGCAGGGAGGAGTGGAGGAAGACGCGGTGGCTACCAGAAAGGGAGAGGCGCTGGACGACGACGGCTGGATGAGGCTCGACGATGGAGGGCGAAGGGGCTCGACGATGGAGGGCGAAGGGGCATTCAAAGAACTTCCATAGAGGAGAAAGACACACTGTTTGCCCAGTTGAGTGGTTTAGCCTTCCTTCTCCTTTATGTTCTTTAAATTCCGTGGATAGCTAGTTACCGAGATCAATGCAGTCAATTATTGCTAGGGTTTTGCCGTTTTGGTGTACTTCAGAGGGGAGGGGAGCACGAATGATattaggagaagatgaagaatagattgattttttatttttttgatatgtTTTGCTTTGCTTTAGAGGAGGACACTAATGATTAGGggaattggagaagatgaagaaagattaatttttggtttttttaatatgtttttgtttggttgtttaaattatttgaaactataaattaggattaattgaattctaaaatttgattaatttacaagggtatttttgtctaatcaaataaagtaaggatgtttaagactttttataaaattaaataaaaaatatatttttatttttatttaattaaaggggtatattagtaaaagtggtgatataatatatatttaaaaaagaaaaaattaaatgctgatGTGGAAAAAAATGCCACATGGTTTATTActatttgtccatattttaaacgtatcggtacgtatgaatttagagtaaagtattgtttttgtccccaacgtttggagtaaatcttatttgtatccctaacgtttaaatcgtcttatttgtatctttaacgtttgtaaaagtgatttaatgttatcctgccgtcaattacacatcatgagcgctttagtttgagttttaaaaatctcttcttgaagttagaatacaaatgtctaggatagaatcgatgatctactccgaaaaatagcccatcaaatgttgaaactaattcatacaacatttacataattcacttttctaggaacataattgaatctaaacacaaatagtgggtataatattaaaatcgaacacatccaaatgagacctaattgagaatgaatacattcaagtgagaataattaaaaaatataatctgatttgttagtataattaatagtaggataatattgaatcacttttataaacgatACAAATATGACAATTTAAACGATTTAATCTTCTATTCTTCGGATATCGCCTTTCTGATGCTTACCCATTTTAGTTTCCTCCGAAAAGTTTCGAACTTTTTATAGTTGGGCTGGTTTTGTGCAACTCTTCGTACACCGAATTCTTTGCTTATTTGAGAAAACAGTGgactttttttttccctttcctGAAGAGGGTTTTTACCCGTTTTGCTTGGGAGCTGAGATTGATTTGGGGTCACATCCATGTATTTGTTCTTGGTTTTGCTTTGACGGTAAGGtctacatttcttgtcattttttcttctttttgtaaaTTTCAAGTTATGATTTATTGTTTTAAACCTTTATTGGAGCTGAAAATGGCACTTTTCTGGATGAATCTTGGTCTAAGATGGAAAGATGTTGAAGGTCTTATTTGATTTTCTACCTGGAAAACTGAAGACTTGATTGGGTGCTTCATCTGATTTTTGTGGATCAGTTTTGTGCGGgtttatcaatttattttttctttctttgttaatGTATAATTTCTGGAATTTCTTTCCCCTCTTCGTTCAGCTCTGATCCATGTCAAGAGCTGTTGAGAGTGTTTGCTGTTTCATAGTTCTAATTCAAAATCACGGATTCTGAATTCTGGGGTTTTTGTTATGTTGCCTGCATGACAGAATGTGCATCTGAAGTCACTTTTCCACTTTGGTTTTGGCCTTTTTGTTACATAATACTTGAATCTGCAGTTGTAGCACTTGGTCTAATATTTGATTTAGTCCTGTTATTTGTACTCATTCTTTTGATCTTGTATCTCTTGTTGGATTTTTGTTTGGAGATTGACAACCCCCAAGAAATTACCCATTGGTGGAGACTAAGTTTTCTGATCCCCTAGCTTTGTTTGATTCAACTTGATGCAGATTTGTTCTGTATCTTTTCTATATCTGTTGCATCAATCTACTAAATAATACCAAATAAAAGCCTTTTCATTTTGTTTGGAGCTCCTCTTGATTGAATGTTTCTTTTGTGTTTGGTCTATGAAAGGTATCATATTATATTTCTTGTATCCCCTTCTCTCGTTGTAAAAATGTTGTTAAACCTTGAAAAAGCACAGCACTGGTAGCACTTGTTATTTTTGTATTCTATGAAAGAATTAGCATGATAAAGCAATTGTTTGATTCTATTATTATTCTTGATTAATGAGCATCTGTGTTTTACTATTTCATTCTTTACACGGAACTCTTTTATGCCGACATTTTAATAGATAGTATTTGATAAGTATTAAATTATTCAGAAGGGAAGCAAACTGGAATTGAACTTAGGACATTTTAATGAAATAGGAATAGATGAATTTTATTGGTTTTTTTCATGAATTAGTTGAATGAAGGATATTTAGTCTTGAAAGTAATTCAATACTAAGACGTAGTTTATTTCTTGTGTCAGAGCAGGAATCAAGCTTTTCGCTTTATTATTGAATGTGTAGTATGTGCCATTATTGTGGTGCTGGTTTGATGGGATCAAATGTGGATGAGAAGAAACAGGATGATGAGAGTAGTTTGAAGTTGAATAGTAAAGTTCCCACAAAGCTAGAGCGCGAAAATATGAAATTGAATGGTACAAGTCCTTTTGCGACTCCACACATTAGTCCAACTTCATCCTTGTCAAGTAAATTTCTATGCTGCtgtctttatttttttaaatcttataTTTCCAAGAGATATTTGTGTAACCCAGTCTTTCTTCAATATGTGATCTTTCAGGTGATTTTTCTGTTGATGTGAACTCATTCGACAGGTATAAAAAGTGCACACAGTGGTGTGAGTATAATGCTAAGCTTAACTATTCTCAAATActtattttgttttttctattAGGATGAGTCGAATGGGGAATTGCAAAAAGGGATGGAAAACAATTCCCAAGAAAGCAGTAATGACAATGAGGACGCATCCTCTCCTGAAGAGATGGAATATTCTCTTCCTAATGATGAAGATGAAGACGAGGATAACTGGGGTGATCCAGTTCCAAGGATGAAGTAAGTGGATGCAATAGGTTCAAAGAGGAAAAACAGAGAGCAATGGAAGAAGTAATGAATGGAAAATTCAAGGCACTTGTGGGCCAGCTTCTTAAATCTTATTTATTTTAATCCTGATCTTAAATTAAAAATTCCAATGAACCTATGAATTTTtcaatttagaataaaaattacggttaaaattaaaaaaggttaaaagtgaaaaaaaatataCTATTAAAAGAGTAACAAAAgagtagttatttttatttttttccctctACATTTACACCACTTTCCATATACAATGAGTTTAAAGTTTAAACGGTTGGATTAATGATACAtggttatttaaaataaaagtttagtCTATTTAAACAAATTTTGTCTAGTCAactcttttgtttttaatttttaattttgaatcagtTTGTTTATAAATACTCTGTTTCTTTTATTGTTTATAGATAACTTTCAGTATCTTCATTACGTCGGTCCATCCTAGAATAGGATttggaaaataaaatagaattcaaAAATGAAACAGGATTTGAAAACGAAAACTTTCTATTTTTTCCATAATTTAATTTAAAGTGACACACTCTATCCGAAGCTTATATAAATGCTATATCTAAAAATAGGAAACCAAGCAAGAAGctaataataagaagaagaagaagaagaagaagaagaagcaagaagCCAAGAATGAGTGAAGAGGAACTAGGTACTTTCTCAATGATGGATCCTTTGGATATGATAGATCCTTGGGATATGATAGACTTGGATGCGGATAGAAGGAATATGGTAGAGCAGTGTGCCATTGACGTGGGTGGCAATCAACCACCTCAGCTACAGCCTCCGCCTCAGTCTCAGCCCCAGCCCAAGCCGCAGCCGGATGTAGGGGAGATTACAGTAGCTCAGTTTTTCAGTGACACGTGTGGTTATCAACCACATCAGTCTCACCCTCAGTTCGATATGGTTGTTGCTGAGTGTTTGACAGAAGCTCACTCTCACCCTCACCCTCAGCCTCAGCAGTTTCTTGCTGACGTGTGTGGTTATCAACCACCTGAGTCTCAGCCTCAGCCTCAGCAGTTTCTCACTGACATGTGTGGTTATCAACCACCTTGGTCTCAGCCTCAGCCTCAGCCTCAGTCCCACCCTCATCCTCAGCAGTTTCAGCAGTTTCTTGCTGACGTGTGTGGTTATCAACCACCTGAGTCTCAGCTTCAGCTCCAACCTACGCAACCTCAGGTCTGGACTTGGGAGGAGAACAAAGCCTTTGAGTCAGTTATTGCCAATTGTTTTCAGTATGCTCAACACAACATCGCTGCTCGTTTCCCTGGAAAGACCCCGGCGCAACTGCAAGAACGCTTCAAGAAGCTGATGAAGGACATCAATGTCATCCATAACGGTTATACTGCAAACACTCCTCTGAATGCTGCTGCATCTGAGAACATGACTATGACAATGGCTGCTCCTACCACCACATTGGAACACAACCCTGTCTCCATCTCCATCATCAATGCAACAACAACAACCCCACCACCACCGCCTTATAACacttatcatcatcatcacaggTATGTACTCTACatattttcattctcttttttttttctttatttatttttagccGATACATATTTTCAttctctcctcctctttctttctttcttttttttctttttaattacttATTCTATATTTCTTTTTTCTTACAAGTTTTAGGATAATTTACTTTAATAAACGAATTCTAATATAAAAGGCTACGTGAAAGTCCCAAATTGCATTTTATAtaaattcttttattattataaatttttagTATTTTGTGTACTCCTTATTTTAGAGATTTTTAATATTCTTGTACTATTAGTACTcatatttttagtaaaaatattatatatataaaattaaatacaaaataatcttatatcaagaaaagaaaaaattaaactgaCAAATTTTGGGAATTATTTTATCGTTATATAATTTGCAAGGTGTTAATAAATGACACAACATTTGTTTCGTTCTTTTttggaagagaaaaaaaatattgtttatatgAAATTCATTGATTATGAAATATTTTGTTTATTTCTATCATGGCAGGGCGGAGGTAGTCGCGGCCGCAGCACCAATGGAGGCAGCAACAAGGGAACAAAACCAATCTGCCAACACCAACAATACAAAGAAATATTCTCGGTGGACTGAAGATGAGCATaggtatttattattattatattgtttcctttttcctcttatttatttatttatttgtttatctattATCTAGTTGAATATTGGTGTTTACACAAAAGAAGAAAGTGAAGCAACTAGTATTAGCATATAGGAGCACTTCTCCTGTTTTAGATATATCTCTACTTTGTTGTACATTGTCTACAATATATAAGTCTAACATTTCTCTTTTGTAAGACCGACTCTGCTTCACTTCATTGCTTTCTTCTTAATCCAAGCTTTCATATTAACTTGTGCATCAATAACTAGCAATTTGAAAGAGCTCTAAAGTAATTGCAAATGAGGCATAGTTTTGTTGATTGCTAAATTTGTTTTGTTTTGACAATGGTTGAGTGGTTGACATAATAACATTTCTGGTTGGATtgaaaaccaaaaaagaaaaaaattgttacTAATTAAATAGTTTATgtttttgtttaaaaattttttgtgtaAAATTTGTTAatacttatttcaaaaatcatgtTTTGGTAGATTATTTGTTAGAGGATACCAAGCAGAAGGTACAAATTGGTCAAGAATTTCAAAATAT from Arachis ipaensis cultivar K30076 chromosome B09, Araip1.1, whole genome shotgun sequence includes these protein-coding regions:
- the LOC107616706 gene encoding uncharacterized protein LOC107616706 isoform X1, which produces MCSMCHYCGAGLMGSNVDEKKQDDESSLKLNSKVPTKLERENMKLNGTSPFATPHISPTSSLSSDFSVDVNSFDRMSRMGNCKKGWKTIPKKAVMTMRTHPLLKRWNILFLMMKMKTRITGVIQFQG
- the LOC107619716 gene encoding uncharacterized protein LOC107619716 isoform X1 → MSEEELGTFSMMDPLDMIDPWDMIDLDADRRNMVEQCAIDVGGNQPPQLQPPPQSQPQPKPQPDVGEITVAQFFSDTCGYQPHQSHPQFDMVVAECLTEAHSHPHPQPQQFLADVCGYQPPESQPQPQQFLTDMCGYQPPWSQPQPQPQSHPHPQQFQQFLADVCGYQPPESQLQLQPTQPQVWTWEENKAFESVIANCFQYAQHNIAARFPGKTPAQLQERFKKLMKDINVIHNGYTANTPLNAAASENMTMTMAAPTTTLEHNPVSISIINATTTTPPPPPYNTYHHHHRAEVVAAAAPMEAATREQNQSANTNNTKKYSRWTEDEHRLFVRGYQAEGTNWSRISKYYVKTKIYHQITSHAQKYFIHKKGLARGEKLRESIYDVI
- the LOC107619716 gene encoding uncharacterized protein LOC107619716 isoform X2 yields the protein MSEEELGTFSMMDPLDMIDPWDMIDLDADRRNMVEQCAIDVGGNQPPQLQPPPQSQPQPKPQPDVGEITVAQFFSDTCGYQPHQSHPQFDMVVAECLTEAHSHPHPQPQQFLADVCGYQPPESQPQPQQFLTDMCGYQPPWSQPQPQPQSHPHPQQFQQFLADVCGYQPPESQLQLQPTQPQVWTWEENKAFESVIANCFQYAQHNIAARFPGKTPAQLQERFKKLMKDINVIHNGYTANTPLNAAASENMTMTMAAPTTTLEHNPVSISIINATTTTPPPPPYNTYHHHHRAEVVAAAAPMEAATREQNQSANTNNTKKYSRWTEDEHRNCTLIQSF
- the LOC107616706 gene encoding uncharacterized protein LOC107616706 isoform X2, which codes for MCSMCHYCGAGLMGSNVDEKKQDDESSLKLNSKVPTKLERENMKLNGDFSVDVNSFDRMSRMGNCKKGWKTIPKKAVMTMRTHPLLKRWNILFLMMKMKTRITGVIQFQG